A stretch of the Streptomyces sp. NBC_00654 genome encodes the following:
- a CDS encoding S1C family serine protease — MDSSHSRHSRSRVRRLLMPLTAGVCAITLVGGCSGSGSDSVEPSSSPTGAAQGSASRATNDLQDDYQAVIKDVLPSVVQIDASDSLGSGIVYDGKGHIVTNAHVVGGEKSFKVSVATGGKVLSASLVSAYPEQDLAVIKLDKVPDGLKAAKFGDSEKVEVGQIVMAMGSPLGLSSSVTQGIVSALGRTVSESRSGGGTGATIGDMVQTSAAINPGNSGGALVNLNSEVIGIPTLAATDPQMGDSAAPGIGFAIPVSMVKTVADQIIRSGRVTDSGRAALNITGRTVVDDSYQPAGVALVSVTKGGAADKAGLRVGDIITKVGDAPVTTITSLSEALAGEKPGQKVEVTYTRGSTEKTAEVTLGEI, encoded by the coding sequence ATGGACTCATCACACTCCCGACACTCCCGCAGCCGGGTGCGACGGCTGCTGATGCCGCTGACCGCGGGTGTCTGCGCGATCACCCTGGTGGGCGGCTGCTCCGGTTCCGGCTCCGACTCCGTGGAGCCCAGTTCCAGTCCGACGGGCGCGGCACAGGGGTCGGCCTCCCGCGCCACCAATGACCTCCAGGACGACTATCAGGCCGTCATCAAGGACGTACTGCCCTCGGTCGTACAGATCGACGCCTCCGACAGTCTGGGCTCCGGCATCGTCTACGACGGCAAGGGGCACATCGTCACGAACGCCCATGTCGTCGGCGGGGAGAAGTCCTTCAAGGTCAGCGTCGCCACCGGGGGCAAGGTCCTCAGCGCCTCGCTCGTCTCCGCGTATCCGGAACAGGATCTGGCCGTCATCAAGCTCGACAAGGTCCCCGACGGGCTGAAGGCGGCGAAGTTCGGCGACTCGGAGAAGGTCGAGGTGGGGCAGATCGTGATGGCGATGGGCTCGCCGCTCGGCCTGTCCAGCAGCGTCACGCAGGGCATCGTCTCGGCCCTCGGCCGGACCGTGAGCGAGAGCCGTTCGGGCGGTGGCACCGGGGCGACGATCGGCGACATGGTGCAGACCTCGGCGGCGATCAACCCGGGCAACAGCGGTGGCGCGCTGGTGAACCTCAACAGCGAGGTGATCGGCATTCCGACGCTGGCGGCGACCGACCCCCAGATGGGTGACAGCGCGGCGCCCGGGATCGGGTTCGCGATCCCGGTCTCGATGGTGAAGACGGTCGCCGACCAGATCATCAGGAGCGGCAGGGTCACCGACTCGGGGCGGGCGGCGCTGAACATCACCGGCCGCACGGTCGTCGACGACAGTTACCAGCCGGCCGGGGTGGCACTGGTCAGCGTGACCAAGGGTGGCGCCGCCGACAAGGCGGGGCTGCGGGTCGGCGACATCATCACCAAGGTGGGCGACGCCCCGGTCACGACGATCACGTCGCTCTCGGAGGCCCTGGCGGGCGAGAAGCCCGGCCAGAAGGTCGAGGTGACCTACACGCGCGGCAGCACGGAGAAGACGGCCGAGGTCACGCTGGGCGAGATCTGA
- a CDS encoding bifunctional adenosylcobinamide kinase/adenosylcobinamide-phosphate guanylyltransferase, whose product MELTLLGTGAPDGLPRPDCPCAVCATAHGPRARAATALLVDDALLLDLTPGAVLAAARAGRSLTGVRQVLLTHPHDGPAVELPAVLPPAGRVPDGQVLTLISGHRVRAVPMDAPGTGYEVTSPEGERLLYLPPGAAPSGLTDRAKAPYDMVAADVIARPDAVARLRAVDAIGPTTEVIAVHLDHDAPPGAALDRRLAAAGARAVPDGTTLVVGEYHAVPDVPRRTLVTGGARSGKSLEAEQRLETFPAVVYVATGGRRDGDAEWAARVGLHRERRPAVWQTEETCELAGLLSADGPPLLIDCLSLWLTDAMDRVGAWDDARWADGGEEALRERVAELVGAVRATRRKVVAVTNEVGAGVVPATAAGRRFRDELGRLNAAVAAECEEVLLVVAGQVLVLRG is encoded by the coding sequence GTGGAACTGACTCTGCTCGGCACCGGAGCCCCCGACGGGCTGCCCCGGCCCGACTGCCCCTGCGCCGTCTGCGCCACGGCCCACGGCCCGCGGGCACGGGCCGCGACCGCCCTCCTGGTCGACGACGCGCTGCTGCTCGATCTCACCCCCGGGGCCGTGCTCGCGGCCGCCCGCGCGGGGCGTTCGCTGACCGGGGTGCGCCAGGTCCTGCTGACCCATCCCCACGACGGGCCCGCCGTCGAGCTGCCCGCCGTGCTGCCGCCGGCCGGGCGGGTGCCGGACGGCCAGGTACTGACCCTGATCAGCGGCCACCGGGTACGGGCGGTGCCGATGGACGCCCCGGGGACCGGCTACGAGGTGACCTCGCCGGAGGGCGAACGGCTGCTGTACCTCCCGCCGGGAGCGGCGCCCTCCGGGCTCACCGACCGGGCGAAGGCGCCGTACGACATGGTGGCCGCCGATGTGATCGCACGGCCCGACGCCGTGGCCCGGCTGCGGGCCGTCGACGCGATCGGCCCGACCACCGAGGTCATCGCCGTCCATCTGGACCACGACGCACCGCCGGGCGCCGCGCTGGACCGTCGGCTCGCGGCCGCCGGTGCGCGGGCCGTGCCGGACGGTACGACGCTGGTGGTGGGCGAGTACCACGCGGTCCCGGACGTGCCCCGGCGCACGCTGGTGACCGGTGGCGCGCGGTCCGGGAAGTCGCTGGAGGCCGAGCAGCGCCTGGAGACCTTCCCCGCGGTGGTGTACGTGGCGACCGGCGGCCGCCGCGACGGCGACGCCGAGTGGGCGGCGCGGGTGGGGCTGCACCGGGAGCGCAGGCCCGCCGTGTGGCAGACCGAGGAGACCTGCGAGCTGGCGGGGCTGCTGTCGGCGGACGGGCCCCCGCTGCTGATCGACTGTCTGTCGCTGTGGCTGACGGACGCGATGGACCGGGTGGGCGCCTGGGACGACGCGCGGTGGGCGGACGGTGGCGAGGAGGCGCTGCGGGAGCGGGTCGCGGAGCTGGTCGGCGCGGTGCGCGCGACCCGGCGGAAGGTGGTGGCGGTGACCAATGAGGTGGGCGCGGGGGTGGTGCCGGCGACGGCCGCGGGGCGGCGGTTCCGGGACGAGCTGGGACGGCTGAACGCGGCGGTCGCGGCCGAGTGCGAGGAAGTGCTGCTGGTGGTGGCGGGGCAGGTGCTGGTACTGCGGGGGTGA
- the cobT gene encoding nicotinate-nucleotide--dimethylbenzimidazole phosphoribosyltransferase — translation MNLDDFSDLIERPDGGVRRDAEERRERLTVAPGALGRLDELAEWLSAAQQSVPVKPVEQPRVVLFAGDHGVAELGVSGRAAGSAHELVRAALDGASPVSVLARRFSVPLRIVDAGVDCDPELLPESVVRHRVRRGSGRIDIEDALTAEEAEQAVRLGMAIADEEADSGTDLVVLGDLSVGGTTAAATLIAALCGTDASVVTGRGGAGIDDLAWMRKCAAIRDALRRARPVLGDQLELLATVGGADLAATTGFLLQSAVRRMPVILDGVVSAACALVAQRAAFRAPDWWLAGQVSGEPAQTKALDRMALTPLLDHGVTVGEGSGALLALPLVQAAAALAAELPERAPEAEAEADAETEAETDDEAGDEAGHSDAGNTAPVTSDAKSGG, via the coding sequence GTGAATCTGGACGACTTCTCCGACCTGATCGAACGCCCCGACGGCGGCGTACGGCGCGATGCCGAGGAACGCCGGGAGCGGCTGACCGTTGCCCCCGGTGCCCTCGGCCGCCTCGACGAGCTGGCCGAGTGGCTCTCCGCCGCACAGCAGTCCGTGCCGGTCAAGCCGGTCGAGCAGCCGCGTGTGGTGCTCTTCGCCGGTGACCACGGGGTCGCGGAGCTGGGGGTGTCCGGCCGCGCGGCGGGGAGTGCCCACGAGCTGGTCCGGGCCGCGCTGGACGGCGCGAGCCCCGTATCGGTACTGGCCCGCCGCTTCTCCGTGCCGCTGCGGATCGTCGACGCGGGGGTGGACTGCGACCCGGAGCTGCTGCCCGAGTCCGTCGTACGGCACCGGGTGCGGCGCGGCAGCGGGCGGATCGACATCGAGGACGCGCTGACGGCGGAGGAGGCCGAGCAGGCGGTACGCCTGGGTATGGCGATCGCCGACGAGGAGGCCGACTCCGGCACCGACCTGGTGGTGCTCGGCGATCTGAGTGTCGGCGGCACCACGGCCGCGGCCACGCTGATCGCCGCCCTGTGCGGCACGGACGCCTCCGTGGTCACGGGGCGCGGCGGTGCGGGCATCGACGATCTGGCGTGGATGCGCAAGTGCGCGGCGATCCGGGACGCGCTGCGCCGGGCCCGGCCGGTCCTCGGTGACCAGCTGGAGCTGCTGGCCACGGTCGGCGGTGCGGATCTGGCCGCGACGACGGGCTTCCTGCTCCAGAGCGCGGTGCGCCGGATGCCGGTGATCCTGGACGGCGTCGTGTCGGCGGCCTGTGCGCTGGTGGCGCAGCGGGCGGCGTTCCGGGCTCCGGACTGGTGGCTGGCGGGTCAGGTCAGCGGTGAGCCCGCGCAGACGAAGGCGCTGGACCGGATGGCCCTGACGCCGCTGCTCGACCACGGCGTCACGGTCGGCGAGGGCAGCGGAGCGCTGCTCGCCCTGCCGCTCGTCCAGGCCGCGGCGGCGCTGGCCGCCGAACTTCCCGAGCGCGCGCCGGAAGCGGAAGCCGAAGCGGACGCGGAAACGGAAGCGGAAACGGACGACGAAGCGGGCGACGAAGCCGGTCACTCGGACGCCGGCAACACCGCCCCCGTGACGAGCGACGCGAAGAGTGGCGGCTGA